The window GTGTCCGGCTGCCTGCCGATGTGCGGGCACGGAACCATCGGTGTGGCAACAGTCCTGGTGGAGACCGGCATGGTCGAGGTGACCGAGCCGGTGACCACGGTCCGGCTCGACACCCCCGCCGGTCTGGTGCTCGCGGAGGTCGCCGTGCGCGATGGGCGGGCGGAGCACGTGACCGTGCGCAACGTCCCTGCGTACGCCCACGAACTCGACGCCACCATTCAGGTCCCCGGTTACGGTGAGGTGCGCTACGACCTCGCCTACGGCGGCAACTTCTACGCGATCATCCCGCTGGAGACGCTGGGACTGCCGTTCGACCGCGCCGCCAAGGACCCGATCCTCGCCGCCGGACTGTCCATCATGGACGCCATCAACGCCCAGCGCAGGCCTGTGCACGTCGCCGATCCGAGCATCAGCGGGTGCAAGCACGTCCAGTTCACCGCGCCGGGCCAGGAAGGCAGCCACTCGCGCAACGCGATGGCCATTCACCCCGGCTGGTTCGACCGCTCACCCTGCGGCACCGGGACCTGCGCCCGGATGGCCCAGCTGCACGCCCGGGGTGAGCTGAAGCTGGGGGAGGACTTCGTCAACGAGTCCTTCATCGGCACCCGCTTCACCGGCAGGCTGCTCGAGGAGGTCCCGATCGGCGACCGGCTCGGTGTCCTGCCCACGGTGACCGGCCGCGCCTGGATCACCGGCATGGGCCAGTACCTGCTCGATCCCGAAGACCCGTTCCCCAGGGGGTTCCAGCTGTGACCCGAGTCCTGTCCACGTCGCCGCAGCGACCGTCCGACGTGGTCGTCGATGTGCCGGCGACCGAGCCCGGCGCCGTTCTCGCCGCCGCGGCGCAAGCCCGTGTCGCGCAACGGGAGTGGGCTTGCGCCGCCCCCGGCGTCCGGTCGGCGGCGCTGGCCGCGATCGCTCAGGCGGTCGCCGACAACGCCGCCGAGTTGGCCGCGCTGGCGGTGCGGGAGGTCGGCAAACCCGCCGCGGAGGCGGCCGGTGAGGTGGCCAGGACCATCGCGCTGCTGCGGTACTACGCCCAGCAGGCGTTCGACCCGATCGGCGAGACCTACCCGACCGGCGGCGGTCTCGGGTTCACCGCGCGCAGGCCGCGCGGGGTGGCCGGGTTGATCACCCCGTGGAACTTCCCGCTGGCGATCCCGGTGTGGAAGTCCGCCCCTGCCCTGGCTTTCGGCAACGCCGTGCTGATCAAGCCGTCGCCGGACGCCACCGCGTGCGCCCTGCGATTGGCCGAACTCTTCACCGCCCACCTCCCCGCCGGTTTGTTCTCGGTGCTGCCCGGGGCGGCGGAGACCGGTGCGGCGCTGGTGTCCTGTGTGGATGCCGTGTCGTTCACCGGGTCCGGTGCGGTCGGCCGCGGCGTCGCGGTCGACGCCGCGCGACGCGGTATCCCGGCCCAGTGCGAGATGGGTGGGCTCTCGGCGACGATCGTGCTGCCCGACGCCGACCTCGACCGCGCCGCGACCGACATCGCGTACGCGGCAATGGGGTTCGCCGGACAGAAGTGCACCGCGACGAAGCGCGTGGTCGTCGTGGGCGACAGCGGGCCGCTCGGCGAGGCGCTCGCGAGCAAGATCGGCGCACTCGGCTTCGGTGATCCGGCCGAACCCAAGACCGCGGTCGGACCGGTGATCAGCGAACAAGCCCGCGACCGGGTGGCGGACGCGGTGACACACGCCCGCGCTGAGGGCGGCCAGGTGGTGGCGTCAGGCACGCGAGCGGGTGACGAGGGCTGGTTCGTGGGCCCGACGGTGATCGGCGGACTCGCGCCGGAAGCCGCGCTGAACCGCGAAGAGGTCTTCGGCCCGATCACCACCCTCACTTCCGTCCCGGACCTCGATGCCGCGCTGAGCATGGCGAACGGCACCGACTATGGGCTGGTCACGGCCGTCTACACCGCGGACCTCGATGTCGCCCTGGCCGCGGCGGACCGCTGCGAGTCGGGAATGGTGAAGGTGAACGCCCCGACCGCGGGCGTCGACTTCCACCTGCCCTTCGGCGGTGAGAAGGACTCGGGCTACGGCGGCCGCGAACA is drawn from Actinokineospora alba and contains these coding sequences:
- a CDS encoding aldehyde dehydrogenase family protein, producing MTRVLSTSPQRPSDVVVDVPATEPGAVLAAAAQARVAQREWACAAPGVRSAALAAIAQAVADNAAELAALAVREVGKPAAEAAGEVARTIALLRYYAQQAFDPIGETYPTGGGLGFTARRPRGVAGLITPWNFPLAIPVWKSAPALAFGNAVLIKPSPDATACALRLAELFTAHLPAGLFSVLPGAAETGAALVSCVDAVSFTGSGAVGRGVAVDAARRGIPAQCEMGGLSATIVLPDADLDRAATDIAYAAMGFAGQKCTATKRVVVVGDSGPLGEALASKIGALGFGDPAEPKTAVGPVISEQARDRVADAVTHARAEGGQVVASGTRAGDEGWFVGPTVIGGLAPEAALNREEVFGPITTLTSVPDLDAALSMANGTDYGLVTAVYTADLDVALAAADRCESGMVKVNAPTAGVDFHLPFGGEKDSGYGGREQGKAAAAFYTSSRTVQIGANR
- a CDS encoding proline racemase family protein, translating into MRSARYFSAVDSHTEGMPTRVITGGVGVIPGATMAARREHFMANLDHLRELLMNEPRGHSAMSGAILQPPTRPDADWGVLYIEVSGCLPMCGHGTIGVATVLVETGMVEVTEPVTTVRLDTPAGLVLAEVAVRDGRAEHVTVRNVPAYAHELDATIQVPGYGEVRYDLAYGGNFYAIIPLETLGLPFDRAAKDPILAAGLSIMDAINAQRRPVHVADPSISGCKHVQFTAPGQEGSHSRNAMAIHPGWFDRSPCGTGTCARMAQLHARGELKLGEDFVNESFIGTRFTGRLLEEVPIGDRLGVLPTVTGRAWITGMGQYLLDPEDPFPRGFQL